Proteins encoded by one window of Vibrio algicola:
- a CDS encoding ammonium transporter, which produces MELSTTVVELRYALDTFFFLISGALVMWMAAGFAMLEAGLVRSKNTTEILTKNFVLYAIACTVFLLVGYNIMYVGNDEGGFIPSIGALIGTQAEGADHSLGSDFFFQVVFVATAMSVVSGAVAERMKLFSFLVFAVVLTGFIYPMEGYWTWGGGFLAEAGFSDFAGSGIVHLAGAAAALAGVLLLGARKGKYGKNGDIHPIPGSSMPLATLGTFILWMGWFGFNGGSQLALSNFENATAVGQIFLNTNAAAAAGAIAALIVVKSIWGKADLSMILNGALAGLVAITADPLSPSPVAAVLVGGVAGILVVFSILAFDKVKIDDPVGALSVHGVCGVFGLMVVPISNADASFGAQLFGAVVIFAWVFGASLVVWGIIKATMGIRVSEEEEVEGMDIHDCGVVAYPEFSSSK; this is translated from the coding sequence ATGGAACTTTCAACCACAGTAGTAGAACTACGATACGCACTCGATACCTTTTTCTTCCTTATTTCAGGGGCGTTGGTGATGTGGATGGCAGCCGGTTTTGCCATGTTAGAAGCGGGGTTGGTTCGCTCTAAAAATACCACCGAAATCTTAACTAAAAACTTTGTGCTTTATGCTATTGCTTGTACGGTATTCCTATTAGTGGGTTACAACATAATGTACGTCGGCAATGATGAAGGCGGCTTTATTCCTTCTATTGGCGCATTAATTGGTACTCAAGCAGAAGGTGCAGACCATTCACTCGGATCGGATTTCTTCTTCCAAGTTGTGTTTGTTGCTACCGCAATGTCGGTGGTCTCTGGTGCGGTTGCTGAGCGTATGAAACTTTTCTCTTTCTTAGTCTTTGCGGTGGTTCTTACTGGCTTTATTTACCCAATGGAAGGTTACTGGACATGGGGTGGTGGTTTCCTAGCAGAAGCAGGATTTAGTGACTTTGCGGGTTCTGGTATTGTTCACTTAGCCGGCGCGGCTGCTGCACTAGCAGGTGTGTTACTACTTGGTGCTCGTAAAGGCAAATACGGTAAAAATGGCGACATTCATCCAATTCCAGGTTCAAGCATGCCGCTTGCAACATTAGGTACGTTTATCTTATGGATGGGTTGGTTTGGTTTTAACGGTGGCTCGCAACTTGCGCTTTCTAACTTTGAAAATGCCACTGCGGTAGGTCAAATTTTCTTAAACACCAATGCGGCTGCAGCAGCTGGTGCGATTGCTGCGCTGATTGTAGTTAAATCAATCTGGGGTAAAGCGGACCTTTCGATGATTCTTAACGGTGCATTAGCTGGCTTAGTCGCTATTACTGCCGACCCTCTTTCACCATCACCAGTCGCTGCCGTTCTGGTTGGTGGTGTCGCGGGTATCTTAGTGGTATTTAGTATTCTAGCGTTTGATAAAGTGAAGATTGATGATCCAGTAGGTGCACTATCGGTACACGGTGTCTGTGGTGTCTTCGGCCTAATGGTTGTGCCAATCAGTAACGCTGATGCAAGCTTTGGCGCTCAGTTGTTCGGCGCAGTGGTTATCTTTGCTTGGGTATTTGGTGCTAGCCTTGTGGTTTGGGGTATCATCAAAGCAACAATGGGTATCCGAGTATCAGAAGAAGAAGAAGTTGAAGGTATGGACATTCACGATTGTGGTGTCGTGGCTTACCCTGAGTTTTCTTCATCTAAATAA
- the glnK gene encoding P-II family nitrogen regulator, with protein sequence MKQINAIIKPFKLDDVREALADVGIEGMTVSEVKGFGRQKGHTELYRGAEYQVDFLPKVKIEIATQADNVDRVIEAITKAAQTGKIGDGKIFVYDLTHAVRIRTGETDDEAL encoded by the coding sequence ATGAAACAGATTAACGCAATTATCAAACCATTTAAATTAGACGATGTCCGTGAAGCGCTAGCCGATGTGGGTATTGAAGGCATGACAGTGTCTGAAGTGAAAGGTTTCGGGCGTCAAAAAGGCCACACTGAATTATATCGTGGTGCGGAATACCAAGTGGACTTCCTACCTAAAGTGAAAATCGAAATCGCAACCCAAGCAGACAATGTGGATCGCGTGATTGAAGCCATCACTAAAGCGGCGCAAACCGGAAAAATTGGTGACGGTAAAATCTTTGTTTACGACCTAACTCATGCGGTACGTATTCGTACTGGTGAGACGGATGATGAAGCACTATAA
- a CDS encoding YacL family protein: MDFEFKKNTLDGSYRVVFSSGHEAIGHWLIEEIGTDVDKLDAIVQQLGAQKNINQEWRQLGKDWTLSIEQNEIHISANHLLNMDSDEEEEFDDSLSAYDEESVSWCGIEDFEQVLQSWRAFVS; the protein is encoded by the coding sequence TTGGATTTCGAATTTAAGAAAAATACCTTAGACGGCAGTTATCGGGTGGTGTTTTCATCTGGGCACGAAGCCATTGGACATTGGTTAATTGAAGAGATCGGCACCGATGTCGATAAACTCGATGCTATCGTGCAACAACTTGGTGCACAAAAAAACATCAATCAAGAATGGCGACAATTAGGCAAGGATTGGACGCTATCGATTGAACAAAATGAAATTCATATCAGTGCTAACCATTTGTTAAATATGGACTCTGATGAAGAAGAAGAGTTCGATGATTCACTTTCGGCTTACGATGAAGAAAGTGTTTCTTGGTGCGGTATTGAAGATTTTGAACAAGTTTTGCAATCTTGGCGTGCATTTGTAAGCTAA
- the aphA gene encoding acid phosphatase AphA, with translation MSFFKLKASLITGILALSAMQPSFASTEVHPSFDIHSYTQQAQSNYPDLNWVSVTDIKQSLPNHPINIGLDIDDTMLFSSPVFYYGQQKYSPGSNDYLNNQDFWNEASTGLDRFSIPKKSAVALVTMHLQHGDTVYFVTGRNAVTKGHETVTDTIRSIFPKQYRAQIQPVIFANGLEKETQLKQAKIQLFYGDADQDITSAQHIGIEGIRFLRGAQTTNIPMPHAGKFGEKVLENSNY, from the coding sequence ATGTCTTTTTTCAAATTAAAAGCTAGCCTGATCACGGGTATATTAGCGCTATCCGCGATGCAACCTTCTTTTGCCAGTACCGAAGTACACCCAAGCTTTGATATTCATAGTTACACTCAACAAGCACAAAGCAATTACCCCGATCTCAACTGGGTCAGTGTTACCGATATCAAACAAAGCCTACCCAATCATCCGATTAATATTGGCCTAGATATCGACGATACCATGTTATTTTCTTCGCCAGTTTTCTATTACGGCCAACAAAAATACTCACCAGGTAGCAATGATTATTTAAACAATCAAGATTTTTGGAATGAAGCCAGTACTGGGCTGGATCGTTTTTCTATTCCGAAAAAAAGCGCGGTTGCTTTAGTGACGATGCACTTACAACATGGTGATACAGTCTATTTTGTGACTGGCAGAAACGCAGTCACTAAAGGACATGAAACCGTCACCGACACCATTCGTTCTATTTTCCCTAAACAATATAGAGCGCAGATCCAACCGGTGATCTTTGCGAACGGACTCGAAAAAGAGACCCAACTGAAACAAGCTAAAATCCAATTATTTTATGGTGATGCGGATCAAGACATCACTTCCGCGCAACATATTGGAATTGAAGGGATCCGCTTCTTAAGAGGCGCACAAACCACCAACATCCCGATGCCACATGCGGGAAAATTTGGTGAAAAAGTGCTAGAAAACTCAAACTACTAA
- a CDS encoding AAA family ATPase: MDLFAVSDFSKPLTERMRPQQLENIIGQEHILAKGKLLYRAVQADKLGSTILWGPPGTGKTTLAHVIANVTKAHFEELNATESGKSEIARVVRSAKDRLMMHGQKTILFIDEIHRFNKAQQDTLLPHVEQGIIVLIGATTQNPYYEINDALISRSRVFKLNSINDYHIRTLLLRALEQDS, from the coding sequence ATGGACTTATTTGCAGTATCTGATTTCAGTAAGCCACTGACAGAGCGGATGAGGCCTCAACAGCTTGAAAATATTATTGGTCAAGAGCATATCCTTGCAAAAGGCAAGTTACTCTATCGAGCGGTACAAGCTGACAAACTGGGGTCGACGATTCTATGGGGGCCGCCAGGGACAGGAAAAACGACCCTTGCTCATGTGATTGCTAATGTCACCAAAGCGCACTTTGAAGAGCTAAACGCCACTGAATCAGGCAAAAGCGAAATAGCCCGTGTGGTGCGCTCAGCCAAAGATAGGCTGATGATGCATGGTCAAAAAACGATTCTGTTTATTGATGAAATACATCGGTTCAATAAAGCTCAGCAAGACACATTACTACCGCATGTTGAGCAAGGTATCATCGTCCTTATTGGTGCAACGACACAGAATCCGTACTATGAAATCAACGATGCGCTTATCTCCCGTTCACGTGTTTTTAAGCTCAATTCAATCAATGATTATCATATCCGGACACTATTACTGCGTGCCCTTGAACAAGATAGTTAG
- a CDS encoding LysR family transcriptional regulator, translating to MNIEHLRLFVRIATTHNISQAGKELGLSAPVASMHINKLEESIGARLIHRTTRKVSLTEEGETLLPYAEEIISSVDAAQATVGTGKACPKGTLRITAPASFGRMHLMPALKGFLAQYPDLYVDIRLTDSMVDLVEGGFDVAIRNAELKDSTLIAKKLATDKRIMVASADYIAAHGMPNHPSELKKHACINQAGLDSWVFSTLEGVQHIKVKGKIKVDHGEAVRDAAVDGLGIAMCATWIAYQHLRDGTLVQVLEDYDLIDHSAIWAVYPSSRLLAPKVRAFVDYFSEYYGTPPYWD from the coding sequence ATGAATATCGAACACCTTCGACTATTTGTACGTATTGCGACGACACACAACATCAGTCAGGCGGGTAAAGAGTTAGGCTTGTCTGCTCCGGTAGCTAGTATGCATATCAATAAGCTTGAAGAAAGCATTGGTGCAAGGCTGATTCATCGCACGACACGAAAAGTATCACTTACAGAGGAAGGCGAAACGCTGCTCCCCTATGCTGAAGAAATAATCAGCAGTGTCGATGCTGCTCAAGCAACCGTGGGGACTGGAAAAGCGTGCCCAAAAGGGACATTACGCATTACCGCTCCCGCCTCGTTTGGTCGCATGCACCTAATGCCCGCATTAAAAGGTTTTCTCGCCCAATACCCTGATCTTTACGTTGATATTCGATTAACCGACTCTATGGTGGATTTGGTCGAGGGGGGCTTTGATGTTGCGATTCGCAATGCTGAGTTAAAAGATTCAACACTCATTGCAAAAAAACTGGCGACCGATAAACGTATTATGGTGGCGTCAGCAGACTACATTGCCGCACACGGCATGCCGAACCATCCATCGGAGCTAAAAAAACACGCATGTATTAACCAAGCAGGCCTTGATTCTTGGGTATTTAGTACCCTTGAAGGTGTTCAACATATTAAAGTAAAAGGCAAAATTAAAGTCGATCACGGTGAAGCGGTGCGAGATGCTGCTGTTGATGGCTTGGGAATTGCCATGTGCGCCACTTGGATTGCCTATCAACACTTACGTGATGGTACCCTTGTTCAAGTGCTTGAAGATTATGACTTGATTGACCACTCGGCAATTTGGGCGGTTTACCCAAGTTCAAGATTGCTTGCGCCTAAAGTTCGCGCGTTTGTTGATTATTTTTCAGAATACTACGGTACGCCACCTTATTGGGATTAA
- a CDS encoding MATE family efflux transporter produces MSVVSPTLKLIIERTLPLTIGMFAIMLVQLVDSIFIGMLGLDELAVHGMTLPFQAAIIGVQVGIGVAATSIISHACGAQDTMRSNATATITVLLGTIFISLICLGLWLFKTPIFNTFASPDTTTEQLGVLAAIFYAYWPFWLLSAVAVAALYLLTCIYRANEDTKTAGRMFLLASIINLVLDPVLIFVLDMGIIGAAVASTIGYVFCAVYMLFKATRNGWLSSLSVCFKARQCLVKLARLSSATIANQLLPSVSAFISMVFIARISTSSIAFWSLLARLESFLLVFTLALTMSVPPMIGRYFGEKKEHEISDLLVCASKLLVLFNLVMALVLALNASWIIPLLSNETVIQNWFTHAMWIIPFSYAPLGLCMLVVSIFNTLGKPKTALRVSMARLFVFYVPAVWFGASTGDIINVIYSASIANTLAGAYAWFKLSKTIITPTSTAQSIEA; encoded by the coding sequence ATGTCTGTGGTCTCACCTACACTAAAACTCATTATTGAACGAACGTTGCCACTAACCATTGGTATGTTCGCTATTATGCTCGTTCAACTGGTGGATTCTATTTTTATTGGGATGCTAGGGCTCGATGAGCTTGCTGTACATGGCATGACCTTACCTTTTCAAGCCGCTATTATTGGTGTGCAGGTTGGTATTGGTGTCGCGGCAACCTCGATTATCTCTCACGCGTGTGGCGCACAAGATACGATGCGATCAAACGCTACCGCCACTATCACAGTGTTGCTTGGTACAATTTTTATCTCACTTATCTGTTTGGGCTTATGGCTATTTAAAACCCCCATATTCAATACCTTTGCGTCACCAGATACGACCACTGAACAATTAGGGGTACTTGCAGCCATTTTCTATGCCTATTGGCCATTTTGGTTATTAAGTGCAGTCGCGGTCGCAGCTCTCTATCTATTAACGTGTATTTACCGTGCCAACGAAGACACCAAAACGGCTGGACGGATGTTTTTGCTCGCCAGCATCATCAACCTTGTTCTAGATCCGGTTCTTATTTTTGTGCTCGACATGGGGATTATTGGTGCGGCCGTTGCTTCAACGATTGGCTATGTCTTTTGTGCAGTTTATATGTTGTTCAAAGCTACTCGTAACGGCTGGCTAAGCTCTCTATCTGTTTGCTTTAAAGCGCGTCAATGTTTAGTCAAATTAGCCCGACTAAGCTCAGCGACCATTGCCAACCAGCTGTTACCGTCAGTGAGCGCCTTTATTAGTATGGTATTCATTGCACGCATCAGTACCAGCTCCATAGCGTTTTGGAGCTTATTAGCACGATTGGAAAGCTTTTTATTGGTGTTTACCTTGGCGTTAACTATGTCTGTCCCACCCATGATTGGTCGTTACTTTGGCGAGAAAAAAGAGCATGAGATTAGTGATTTACTCGTCTGTGCAAGCAAACTTCTCGTCTTATTCAATCTTGTTATGGCGCTAGTGCTAGCACTGAACGCTTCGTGGATTATACCGCTGCTAAGCAATGAGACTGTGATTCAGAACTGGTTTACCCATGCTATGTGGATCATCCCATTTAGTTATGCACCACTTGGTTTATGTATGCTTGTCGTCTCGATATTTAACACGCTTGGTAAACCCAAAACCGCATTAAGAGTCTCTATGGCAAGATTATTTGTGTTCTATGTACCCGCAGTTTGGTTTGGGGCTTCAACAGGCGATATCATCAATGTGATTTATTCAGCATCTATTGCCAATACTCTGGCTGGCGCTTATGCTTGGTTCAAGCTTAGTAAAACCATCATAACACCAACTTCAACAGCACAATCGATTGAAGCATAA
- a CDS encoding zinc-dependent alcohol dehydrogenase family protein codes for MKATVIGTFGKTDVFKTVELSKPEVKAGHVVVKVAASSVNTIDMMIRDMGEALPFHPQLPGILGMDFAGIVDAVGEGVTDYTVGDEVYGCAGGLGDLQGSLAEYMLADINLIAHKPDNISMREAAALPLVGITAYEGLVRAGITAGQKVLVHGGAGGVGHVAIQLARHFGSEVFATGAAGEQTDLISKLGATAIDFKSESVADYVEKYTSGAGFDVIFDSVGGTNLNNSIEAAKLNGQIATTLSMHEQDLTMLHMKGLSLHVVFMLLPMIYNVGRAEHGKILKAMAKIVEAGELQPVLDAKEFALADAGKAHDRLASGQAIGKVVVSI; via the coding sequence ATGAAAGCGACAGTAATTGGTACATTTGGCAAGACAGACGTATTTAAAACAGTAGAACTTTCCAAGCCCGAAGTAAAGGCAGGTCATGTTGTTGTTAAAGTCGCTGCATCAAGCGTCAACACTATTGATATGATGATCCGTGACATGGGAGAAGCTTTGCCATTCCACCCACAATTGCCAGGCATTTTGGGTATGGATTTCGCAGGTATCGTTGACGCTGTTGGTGAGGGTGTGACTGATTATACTGTAGGCGATGAAGTGTATGGTTGTGCAGGTGGACTTGGTGATTTACAAGGCTCATTGGCTGAGTACATGCTGGCTGATATTAACTTAATCGCACATAAGCCCGATAATATTTCTATGCGAGAAGCGGCTGCTCTGCCTTTAGTCGGTATTACCGCTTATGAAGGTTTAGTGCGCGCTGGTATTACTGCTGGTCAAAAAGTACTCGTGCACGGCGGTGCTGGCGGTGTCGGGCATGTTGCTATACAACTGGCTCGCCATTTTGGTTCAGAGGTATTCGCAACCGGCGCTGCAGGTGAACAAACTGACTTAATCAGCAAACTCGGCGCAACTGCGATTGATTTTAAATCTGAATCTGTTGCTGACTATGTTGAAAAATACACGTCAGGTGCAGGTTTTGATGTCATTTTTGATTCTGTTGGTGGTACAAACCTAAACAATTCAATCGAAGCTGCAAAACTCAATGGTCAAATTGCCACAACACTTTCAATGCACGAACAGGACTTAACCATGTTGCACATGAAAGGTTTATCACTTCACGTTGTGTTTATGCTATTGCCGATGATTTACAACGTTGGCCGAGCAGAGCACGGTAAGATTCTAAAAGCGATGGCAAAAATTGTTGAAGCTGGTGAATTGCAACCTGTTCTAGATGCAAAAGAGTTCGCCCTTGCTGATGCGGGTAAAGCTCATGACCGACTCGCTAGCGGTCAGGCAATAGGTAAAGTCGTCGTTAGCATCTAA
- a CDS encoding SDR family NAD(P)-dependent oxidoreductase, which translates to MKKVILVTGSTDGIGFETAKKFVEEGHHVLVHGRNPQKLEKVKETLTTLSSKAIVEGYAADLSSLADVEAFAAAVKKDHERLDVLINNAGVYIVPTVTTKDNLDVRFVVNTIAPYLLTKSLLSLFDTTGRIVNLSSRAQAPVNLNALVSSDAQMDDGSAYAQTKLAITMWSVYLAEQLKGKGPSVVAVNPASFLGSKLVKEAYGMQGNDLGIGADILHRAALSEEFADATGKYFDNDDGRFTTPHSDAMNKAKNEKVVAVIDSVLAEKLTS; encoded by the coding sequence ATGAAGAAAGTAATTTTAGTGACAGGTTCAACCGATGGTATTGGTTTTGAAACCGCAAAAAAATTCGTAGAAGAAGGGCATCATGTCTTAGTCCATGGCCGAAACCCTCAAAAGCTGGAAAAAGTAAAAGAAACCCTAACTACGCTTTCTTCTAAAGCCATTGTTGAAGGTTATGCTGCTGACTTATCAAGCCTTGCTGACGTGGAAGCGTTTGCAGCTGCAGTAAAAAAAGATCACGAGCGTTTGGATGTGCTTATTAACAATGCAGGTGTCTATATCGTCCCAACGGTGACCACTAAAGATAACCTCGATGTTCGATTTGTTGTTAATACCATTGCGCCGTATTTATTGACCAAGAGTTTGCTAAGTCTGTTCGATACCACTGGTCGAATCGTTAATCTATCATCCAGAGCGCAAGCCCCTGTTAACCTCAATGCTTTAGTTAGCTCTGATGCTCAAATGGATGATGGCTCTGCGTATGCGCAAACCAAATTGGCCATTACCATGTGGTCGGTTTACCTTGCAGAGCAGCTAAAAGGCAAAGGCCCGTCGGTCGTTGCGGTGAATCCTGCTTCATTTCTTGGTAGTAAACTCGTAAAAGAAGCGTATGGCATGCAAGGTAATGATCTCGGTATTGGTGCCGACATTCTGCACAGAGCCGCACTGTCGGAAGAGTTTGCGGATGCAACGGGTAAATACTTTGATAATGACGATGGTCGATTCACCACACCTCACTCAGATGCAATGAATAAAGCGAAAAATGAAAAAGTAGTCGCAGTGATTGATAGCGTGTTGGCAGAAAAGCTGACGAGTTAA
- a CDS encoding radical SAM protein: MHYEGKVYRPWMEADSVLIQTTLGCSNNQCTFCTMFDDKRFKVRELEDIYKDISEVRATHRKVESIFLIDGNVMAMRTEKLLTILDRIKVTFPELKHLALYSGFNDFRRKSISELKELRSAGLTTAYSGLESGDPIILERIKKGMTREHAIQGMEMAREADIQVLASFIFGLGGRERSKEHAENTTSLLNIMRPDAIAPMALAIQPGSELEREVARGEFILPTPLQILEEEKYLLENMDDFLSFYWGDHGNNIASMRGVWPEVRQPFIENINKHINHNPMAKKNVIETYAW; this comes from the coding sequence ATGCATTACGAAGGTAAAGTTTATCGCCCTTGGATGGAAGCAGACAGTGTGCTGATCCAGACCACATTAGGTTGCAGCAATAACCAATGTACTTTTTGTACTATGTTCGATGATAAGCGATTTAAAGTTCGTGAATTAGAAGACATTTACAAAGACATTTCTGAGGTTCGTGCTACCCATCGTAAGGTTGAATCAATCTTTTTGATTGATGGAAATGTTATGGCGATGCGAACCGAAAAGCTGCTGACCATTCTTGACCGAATCAAGGTGACATTTCCTGAATTAAAACATCTTGCACTGTACTCTGGCTTTAATGATTTTCGCCGTAAAAGTATCTCTGAGCTGAAAGAACTTCGATCGGCAGGGTTAACCACGGCATATTCTGGCCTTGAATCTGGTGATCCGATTATCTTAGAACGCATTAAAAAAGGGATGACCCGCGAGCATGCTATTCAAGGTATGGAGATGGCTCGTGAGGCTGATATTCAGGTTCTCGCTTCATTTATCTTTGGTTTAGGCGGTCGTGAGCGTTCAAAAGAGCACGCAGAGAACACTACCAGTCTGCTTAATATCATGCGTCCTGATGCGATTGCACCAATGGCTTTGGCAATACAGCCAGGAAGCGAGCTAGAGCGCGAAGTGGCACGCGGTGAATTTATTTTACCAACGCCACTGCAAATACTCGAAGAAGAAAAGTACTTACTTGAAAACATGGATGACTTCCTCAGTTTCTACTGGGGTGACCACGGTAATAACATTGCCTCTATGCGAGGTGTGTGGCCAGAGGTTCGTCAACCATTTATAGAAAACATTAATAAACACATTAACCACAATCCAATGGCGAAAAAAAACGTCATTGAGACGTATGCTTGGTAG
- a CDS encoding TnsA endonuclease N-terminal domain-containing protein has translation MSDADKPLNKKDPKRLDEKRGEGAGKDYVPFIKVGEFSSSGESVRVKSSTVGRIHHFFSGNELAAFLVFDWCNEVVDIREQFPIPLVDSLIICRQLGIRHPQEKGELKIVTTDLLIDFSDGSQLAIPVKPALKLDEKRVVEKLQIEKLYWEGLQVLCPIFTDQEVSNELEMNLKWLKPLIDIDIEAECPFSKQDVIDLVGRLTKQPKAFVARYCAKLDDKYQLEEGTHIGVFRYGIANQYLKASLEIPFTEWKCEDVELLVSDSVVSHGQCRVHLLGITLSCDPLLLLMF, from the coding sequence ATGTCAGATGCAGATAAGCCACTTAATAAGAAAGACCCAAAGCGTTTAGATGAAAAACGAGGCGAAGGGGCGGGAAAAGATTACGTTCCCTTTATTAAAGTGGGAGAGTTCAGTAGCTCTGGCGAAAGCGTTCGAGTTAAAAGCTCCACAGTTGGCCGCATACATCACTTCTTCTCTGGAAATGAGCTTGCGGCATTTTTGGTGTTCGATTGGTGCAACGAGGTCGTGGACATTCGAGAGCAGTTTCCAATTCCTCTTGTTGATTCTTTAATTATTTGCCGACAACTTGGTATTCGTCACCCGCAAGAAAAGGGCGAGCTTAAAATAGTGACAACGGACTTACTCATCGATTTTTCCGATGGTTCCCAGTTAGCGATCCCCGTAAAACCCGCCCTAAAGCTTGATGAAAAACGCGTTGTCGAAAAGCTTCAAATAGAAAAATTATACTGGGAAGGCCTACAAGTTCTTTGCCCCATTTTCACAGATCAAGAAGTCTCAAACGAGCTAGAAATGAACTTGAAGTGGTTAAAGCCACTCATTGACATAGACATCGAAGCCGAATGCCCATTTTCTAAACAAGATGTTATAGATCTTGTAGGTAGACTTACGAAGCAACCCAAAGCTTTTGTTGCTCGATATTGTGCAAAATTGGATGACAAATACCAATTAGAGGAAGGTACTCATATCGGAGTATTTCGCTATGGCATTGCCAATCAGTATTTAAAAGCATCACTAGAAATTCCGTTTACTGAATGGAAGTGTGAAGATGTTGAACTCTTAGTTAGCGATAGTGTAGTGTCACATGGGCAATGTAGGGTTCATTTGCTAGGAATAACTCTTTCATGCGACCCTCTCTTATTATTAATGTTCTAA